A single genomic interval of Shewanella psychropiezotolerans harbors:
- the fadJ gene encoding fatty acid oxidation complex subunit alpha FadJ, with amino-acid sequence MEKTFNLVRREDGIAVLTIDVPGETMNTLRTEFGPEITEILAEIKADKSIKGLVLASGKKDCFVAGADISMLDACTSVEDAKALSQQGHIVFNELEAMSIPVVAAIDGVCLGGGLELALACHQRVCSQNGKTMMGVPEVQLGLLPGGGGTQRLPRLVGITTALDMMLTGKQIRPKQALKMGLVDDVVPESILLATAVEMALKGKRAPKKVNKSLVNKLLEGTPVGRNIIFDQAGKQVQKKTQGNYPAPAKIIDCVRQGMAKGKAKGLEVEASHFADLVMSTESAALRSIFFATTEMKKETGAGDVVPRKVNKAMVLGGGLMGGGIASVTTTKAKIPARVKDISEQGLSNALSYAYKLLDKGVKRRHMTPSARDNIMSLMTTTTEYKGIKDADIVVEAVFEDLKLKHQMVKDVERECGENTIFASNTSSLPISQIAEAAARPENVIGLHYFSPVEKMPLVEVIAHKKTSPETIATVVAFARKQGKTPIVVQDGAGFYVNRILALYMNEAAQLLLEGQSVEHLDKALVKFGFPVGPMTLLDEVGIDVGAKISPILEAELGERFKAPAAFDKLLSDDRKGRKNGKGFYLYGGKAKKKGKQVDESVYQVLGLKPGVNAEVSEVAQRCVVQMLNEAVRCLEEGIIASPRDGDIGAIFGIGFPPFLGGPFHYIDTLGAGVLVAKLEKYQAKHGNRFAPCDKLREMAETNQRFFD; translated from the coding sequence ATGGAAAAGACATTTAATTTAGTTCGCCGTGAAGATGGCATCGCCGTACTGACGATAGATGTACCTGGCGAAACCATGAATACCTTGCGCACCGAATTTGGCCCTGAGATCACTGAAATATTGGCGGAAATTAAAGCCGATAAAAGTATCAAGGGCCTAGTGTTAGCTTCTGGAAAGAAAGATTGTTTCGTTGCCGGTGCTGATATCTCCATGTTGGATGCTTGTACTTCTGTAGAAGACGCTAAGGCGCTGTCACAGCAAGGACATATCGTATTTAACGAACTAGAAGCCATGTCTATCCCCGTGGTTGCGGCGATAGATGGTGTGTGTCTGGGCGGCGGTCTGGAGCTGGCATTGGCGTGTCATCAAAGAGTATGTAGCCAAAATGGCAAGACCATGATGGGCGTACCTGAGGTGCAGCTAGGCCTGTTACCCGGTGGTGGTGGAACCCAGAGATTACCTAGACTCGTTGGTATTACTACGGCATTAGATATGATGCTAACGGGTAAGCAGATCCGCCCTAAGCAAGCGTTGAAGATGGGCTTGGTCGACGATGTTGTCCCCGAGTCGATACTGTTAGCTACCGCGGTTGAAATGGCGCTTAAAGGTAAACGTGCGCCTAAGAAGGTGAACAAGTCTCTGGTCAACAAGTTGCTCGAAGGCACTCCAGTTGGCCGAAATATCATCTTCGATCAAGCCGGTAAGCAAGTTCAGAAGAAGACTCAAGGTAATTACCCAGCGCCTGCAAAGATTATCGATTGCGTGCGCCAAGGCATGGCTAAGGGAAAAGCCAAAGGACTCGAAGTGGAAGCCAGCCATTTCGCCGATCTGGTCATGTCGACAGAGTCGGCCGCATTAAGAAGCATCTTCTTTGCCACGACCGAGATGAAGAAAGAGACTGGCGCCGGCGATGTTGTGCCTCGAAAAGTCAACAAGGCAATGGTACTCGGTGGCGGCCTCATGGGCGGCGGTATTGCATCTGTGACGACCACCAAAGCTAAGATCCCGGCGCGAGTCAAAGATATCAGTGAGCAAGGACTTAGCAACGCACTCTCTTATGCCTATAAGCTTCTCGATAAAGGCGTAAAGCGTCGCCATATGACGCCATCGGCTAGAGATAATATCATGTCGCTGATGACCACAACCACTGAGTACAAAGGCATTAAAGATGCTGATATCGTGGTTGAAGCCGTATTTGAAGACTTGAAGCTTAAGCATCAGATGGTAAAAGATGTCGAACGTGAGTGTGGCGAGAACACCATTTTCGCTTCAAATACCTCTTCACTGCCAATCTCACAGATTGCCGAGGCGGCTGCTCGTCCCGAAAATGTCATCGGTTTGCATTATTTTTCTCCGGTTGAGAAAATGCCGCTGGTTGAAGTTATCGCCCATAAGAAAACCTCGCCCGAGACCATAGCAACCGTGGTTGCCTTTGCCCGTAAGCAAGGTAAAACGCCAATAGTGGTACAAGACGGTGCCGGTTTCTACGTGAATCGAATTTTAGCCTTGTACATGAACGAAGCTGCACAATTGCTGCTTGAAGGTCAAAGTGTTGAACATCTAGATAAGGCACTGGTTAAGTTTGGTTTCCCTGTCGGCCCTATGACATTACTCGATGAAGTTGGTATTGATGTAGGCGCGAAGATCTCTCCTATATTGGAAGCTGAATTAGGTGAACGATTCAAGGCGCCTGCAGCGTTCGATAAGCTACTGAGTGATGACAGAAAGGGTCGTAAGAACGGTAAAGGCTTCTATCTGTACGGTGGTAAGGCCAAGAAGAAAGGTAAGCAAGTCGATGAGAGTGTTTACCAAGTCCTAGGCTTGAAACCTGGCGTGAATGCTGAAGTTTCTGAAGTCGCGCAGCGATGCGTAGTTCAGATGCTCAATGAGGCTGTACGTTGTTTGGAAGAGGGGATTATCGCATCACCTCGTGACGGTGATATTGGTGCTATCTTTGGTATTGGCTTCCCGCCATTCCTGGGTGGACCATTCCACTATATCGATACACTAGGAGCTGGCGTCTTAGTTGCTAAGTTAGAGAAATACCAAGCTAAGCACGGCAACAGATTTGCACCTTGTGATAAGTTAAGGGAGATGGCTGAGACCAATCAGCGCTTCTTCGACTGA
- the fadI gene encoding acetyl-CoA C-acyltransferase FadI — MSHRQQVTNAKGDRIAIVMGLRTPFAKQATAFHGVSALDMGKMVVNEMLSRSELDPKEIEQLVYGQVVQMPAAPNIAREIVLGTGMNVSTDAYSVSRACATSFQSTVNVAESIMTGNIDIGIAGGADSSSVLPIGVSKKLAHALVDLNKARSFSQKLAIFRRLGIKDLFPVPPAVAEFSTGISMGQTAEQMAKTYNISRADQDALAHRSHTLATETWNAGHLRDEVMAAHVPPYKRFIDRDNNIRENSSLESYAKLRPAFDRKHGTVTAATSTPLTDGASAVLMMSESRAKALGYDPIGYIKSYAFSAIDVWEDMLMGPSYATPLALQRAGMELEDLTLIEMHEAFAAQTLANMQMFASKKFAAEKLGRNRAIGEIDMSKFNVLGGSLAYGHPFAATGTRLITQVCRELKRRGGGTGLTTACAAGGLGAAMIVEVE; from the coding sequence ATGAGTCACAGACAACAGGTAACGAACGCCAAGGGCGATCGTATTGCAATAGTAATGGGTTTAAGAACCCCATTTGCTAAACAAGCTACGGCGTTTCACGGTGTTTCGGCACTGGACATGGGCAAGATGGTCGTCAACGAGATGTTGTCTCGTTCGGAGCTTGATCCTAAGGAAATAGAGCAGCTCGTATATGGACAGGTTGTTCAGATGCCTGCGGCGCCTAATATTGCCCGAGAAATTGTGTTGGGTACAGGTATGAATGTGAGTACCGATGCCTATAGTGTTAGCCGTGCATGTGCTACCAGTTTTCAGTCTACGGTCAATGTTGCCGAGTCAATTATGACGGGTAATATCGATATCGGTATCGCCGGTGGTGCCGATTCATCTTCGGTTCTGCCGATTGGTGTATCGAAGAAACTGGCTCATGCGTTAGTCGATCTGAACAAGGCCCGCTCTTTCAGCCAGAAGCTGGCTATCTTCAGACGTTTAGGAATAAAAGATTTGTTCCCTGTTCCACCAGCTGTTGCCGAATTTTCTACTGGCATCTCCATGGGCCAAACCGCAGAACAGATGGCTAAGACGTATAACATTAGCCGCGCCGATCAAGATGCTTTAGCACACCGCTCTCATACGCTTGCCACTGAGACATGGAATGCGGGTCATCTTAGAGATGAGGTCATGGCGGCTCATGTTCCTCCTTATAAGCGTTTTATCGACCGTGATAATAATATTCGTGAAAACTCTAGCCTGGAATCCTATGCCAAGCTAAGACCTGCATTCGATCGTAAGCATGGTACCGTTACCGCGGCCACCAGTACGCCATTAACCGATGGTGCTTCGGCGGTGTTAATGATGAGTGAGAGCCGTGCTAAAGCACTTGGCTATGATCCCATCGGCTATATCAAGAGTTATGCTTTTAGCGCCATCGATGTGTGGGAAGACATGTTGATGGGCCCATCTTATGCGACGCCTCTGGCATTGCAACGTGCGGGTATGGAACTCGAAGATCTGACGCTTATCGAGATGCATGAGGCCTTTGCGGCTCAAACACTTGCCAATATGCAGATGTTTGCCTCGAAAAAGTTCGCCGCAGAGAAACTCGGCAGAAACCGAGCCATAGGTGAGATAGATATGAGCAAATTTAATGTGTTAGGTGGCTCACTCGCTTATGGTCATCCTTTTGCCGCAACGGGCACTCGATTAATCACCCAAGTCTGTCGTGAGCTAAAACGTCGAGGCGGTGGTACAGGACTCACCACGGCCTGTGCGGCAGGTGGTTTAGGTGCAGCAATGATAGTAGAAGTGGAGTAA
- a CDS encoding AAA family ATPase → MPLSRFHALREYLNQVILGQPVLTENLLIALIADGHLLVEGPPGLAKTRAVKALCDGVEGDFHRIQFTPDLLPADLTGTDIYRAQTATFEFEAGPIFHNLILADEINRAPAKVQSALLEAMGEGQVTVGKNSYKLPELFLVMATQNPLENEGTYPLPEAQLDRFLMHLKLDYPSAETEFEIMRMSRKEALKQAAPTVEPIIQKDIFEAREESLELYLAEPLEKYIVDIVMATRQPQRYSDELASWLEYGVSPRATLALERCARARAWLLERDFVSPEDIQAVAPNVLRHRLLLSYQAQAEGVSSDQVIDYILSQVAVP, encoded by the coding sequence ATGCCTTTGAGTCGATTTCACGCGTTACGCGAATACCTTAATCAGGTCATTTTGGGACAACCTGTCCTAACCGAAAACTTATTAATAGCCTTGATCGCAGATGGACATTTACTCGTCGAGGGACCTCCTGGTCTGGCGAAAACCCGGGCGGTAAAGGCCCTATGTGACGGCGTCGAAGGGGATTTTCATCGAATTCAGTTTACCCCGGATTTACTACCAGCCGATTTAACCGGAACTGACATCTATCGTGCTCAAACGGCGACATTTGAATTTGAAGCTGGCCCTATTTTTCACAATCTTATCTTAGCCGATGAGATCAACCGAGCCCCAGCCAAGGTTCAGTCGGCTCTGCTCGAAGCAATGGGGGAAGGTCAAGTTACCGTAGGTAAGAATAGCTATAAATTACCTGAACTGTTTCTGGTCATGGCGACGCAAAACCCCCTAGAGAACGAAGGGACTTATCCGCTACCCGAAGCACAACTAGATCGCTTCTTGATGCATCTCAAGCTGGATTATCCCAGTGCGGAAACTGAGTTCGAGATCATGCGTATGTCACGTAAAGAAGCCTTGAAGCAAGCGGCTCCCACTGTAGAACCTATCATTCAGAAAGATATTTTCGAAGCCCGCGAAGAGTCACTGGAACTCTATCTCGCCGAGCCGTTAGAGAAATACATCGTCGACATAGTGATGGCGACCAGACAGCCGCAACGCTACAGCGATGAACTGGCCAGTTGGCTTGAGTATGGTGTCAGCCCACGAGCCACACTCGCATTGGAGCGCTGTGCCCGAGCACGAGCTTGGTTACTGGAGCGCGATTTTGTTTCACCGGAAGATATTCAAGCCGTGGCACCCAATGTATTGAGACACAGGTTACTCCTGAGTTATCAGGCACAAGCCGAAGGCGTGAGTAGCGACCAAGTGATCGATTATATTTTGTCTCAAGTCGCGGTGCCTTAA